A single window of Ammospiza caudacuta isolate bAmmCau1 chromosome Z, bAmmCau1.pri, whole genome shotgun sequence DNA harbors:
- the RFESD gene encoding Rieske domain-containing protein, with product MLDLIILTLHFFICFLIFIAIWYGPKDVDLHSSSTGGAETQPDGLIFIGKEDDIKKSQRITPKIDGREIVVFYHEGKFHALDSRCYHEGGPLCFGEIEDIDGQACIVCPWHKFKITLETGEGLYKGINPQEPSPTPKWQSKGVKQRIYKVTIDSGNVYVSPPDFSVSFDSDYYAEKYKQGGELAIGKPSRSEDME from the exons ATGCTGGACCTCATCATCCTCACCCTTCATTTCTTCATCTGCTTTCTCATCTTCATTGCAATCTGGTATGGACCAAAG GATGTGGATTTACACAGCTCaagcacaggaggagctgaaACGCAGCCAGATGGTCTTATATTCATTGGCAAAGAAGATGACATAAAGAAGTCCCAAAGAATAACACCCAAAATCGATGGCAGAGAAATTGTTGTTTTCTACCATGAGGGGAAATTTCATGCTCTGGATTCTCGCTGCTACC ATGAAGGAGGCCCTTTGTGTTTTGGAGAAATAGAG GATATCGATGGACAAGCATGTATTGTTTGTCCTTGGCATAAGTTTAAAATTACCTTGGAAACAGGAGAAGGACTGTACAAAGGAATAAATCCTCAGGAGCCATCACCAACACCAAAGTGGCAATCAAAAGGAGTCAAACAAAGGATTTATAAGGTCACAATAGACAGTGGAAATGTTTATGTGAGTCCCCCAGATTTTTCTGTGAGCTTTGACTCTGATTATTATGCTGAAAAGTACAAACAAGGTGGTGAATTAGCTATAGGAAAACCAAGCCGCTCAGAAGACATGGAGTAG